The genomic region AACGGACAAACGGACACTGGGAAAAACGGCCCCGGGGCTTcagttgcagcagcagcagcagcagcagcagcagcggcagcagcagcggcggcctAAGCCAAAAAGGAGATTTTGTCTACCCCGTCCTGCTTCTTCCCTCCGTCTCCCTCACTCCCGCACACTCTCCCGCAGTCCCGCACCCTCTCCCGGTCTCCCTTTCCCGGtgtccccctcctctcccagtctccctctcccctgccggGCCGGGCCATGCCCCCAGCCCATCCCCGGCCCCGGACGGGGCTGCCCCGTCCCCGCCCCCGGGCGTCCCGCCGCGGTCTCCCCTCCGCCCGGCTCTGGCCGTACTGGCGGTGGCGATGCTGGGCGGGCATCAGTGCCTGGAGCCAAGGGGGCATCGCTGCCCTTTGCCTGCACCTGAGCCATgctcggccccggccccggccccggccccggccccggccccggccccggccccggctcctCCCGGGCCCCGCAGAGGACACACACGGCgcagccgctcccgccgcctccGCTGCGGCTTCCCCGGCCCGAGCTCCGCCGCTcggcagcgcggccgccggCCCCGAGCCGCCGCTGTCCCGTCCCAAGGAGCGAACGCCTGGGGAtgcccggcccggggcggtTGAGGGGCGCTCGGGGGCCGTTCCTGGCCCCGGGCCGAGCGCTGACAGCCGCGTCTCGCCGGCAGGGAAGGCGCAGCACGGCCTCAAGGAGCAGTACCGAGTGGGGTCGCTCCTGGGGCGCGGCGGCTTCGGCAGCGTCTTCGCGGCGACGCGGCTCTCGGACGGCGCCCCggtgagcggcggggccggcggcgggcgcaGGAGATGGaggatggggctgggcagggcggGTGCTGAGCTCATCCCGCTGCTCCCCTTGGTTTGCAGGTGGCCATCAAAAGGGTGCCACGGAACCGCGTCCGGCACTGGGACCAGCTGGTGAGTGAGCGGGGCCAGCGGGAGAAGCCGGGGCGTGCTGGGCGGGGATGAGCCGAGCCCCGGCAGGGTGGAAGCCCCAAGGATGCCTGGAGGGAGAGCGGGCGTGGGGCCAGCGCAGGGTGCAGAGCATCCCGGGCTGGGTGAGggcttccccagccctggcacggcaTCAGCCCCACTGACGGCATCGTGCTCCTCCCGCAGCCCGACGGCACCAGCGCACCACTGGAGATCGTGCTGCTGCACAAGGTCTCCACTGGCTTCCCTGGTGTCgcccagctgctggagtggCTTGAGCTCCCCAACGACATCATCATGGTGCTGGAGCGCCCGGAACGATGTCAGGACCTCTGGCATTTCATTCGGGCACGGGGGTTCCTGTCAGAGGAGGTGGCGCGGGAGCTGTTCCGCCAGGTGCTGGAGGCCGTGCAGCACTGCACCAGCTGCGGGGTCCTGCACAGGGACATCAAACCAGGAAACATCCTGGTTGACCTGGCCACCGGGCAGGCCAAATTGATCGACTTCGGCTGTGGCACCTACCTGCAAGACACGGCCTACACTCACTTTGCAGGTGAGCACATGCAGGGGTGTGCTCCCAGTTCTGGACATCTCCTGGCCCAACATCTCATGACCCAACCTGGGTGTGGCAGCAGGGATTCTCCCTTTTGCTGCCAGTCATGGCACTGAGTCTTCAGCCAAGTTGCTTTTGAGCAGGGGCAGGTGGGGGTCAGCTTCCAGCCGTGCTGGCAGccttttccagccactctggcCAGGACtggggctgggactggggcAGCCAGCCTGACAGAAACACCCGTGTGTGGGGGTGGCAGAGAGGGGTG from Hirundo rustica isolate bHirRus1 unplaced genomic scaffold, bHirRus1.pri.v3 scaffold_135_arrow_ctg1, whole genome shotgun sequence harbors:
- the LOC120747654 gene encoding serine/threonine-protein kinase pim-1-like, encoding MTGVRGKKKRWRRHPAPPLKPRSPAVINCKRAAAGPEPPLSRPKERTPGDARPGAVEGRSGAVPGPGPSADSRVSPAGKAQHGLKEQYRVGSLLGRGGFGSVFAATRLSDGAPVAIKRVPRNRVRHWDQLPDGTSAPLEIVLLHKVSTGFPGVAQLLEWLELPNDIIMVLERPERCQDLWHFIRARGFLSEEVARELFRQVLEAVQHCTSCGVLHRDIKPGNILVDLATGQAKLIDFGCGTYLQDTAYTHFAGTPSYSPPEWTHFGWYYGKPATIWSLGILLHQMVCGEHPFRKGQNISWDHQLLLPERLSQECQDLIRRCLTMLDVDRPSLEDIFCDPWMQDIHLP